One Deinococcus cellulosilyticus NBRC 106333 = KACC 11606 DNA segment encodes these proteins:
- a CDS encoding alpha-L-arabinofuranosidase C-terminal domain-containing protein codes for MHQHQPTRSKKKNARSRLSLALALSCAVSLASPVFAAEEGLLLHYTFDSTSGNTVADSSGNKKDGVMEGKASWTAAGKIGGAIDLDGTSGFIRLPEALLAEQHDLTIATWVKPDALGTWARVFDFGSGTDNWMFLTLNDFTNATRFAVLPKGSSENLLTGPAFPGGNDWHHVAVVISGNTYTLFIDGIQSASVSNMQNFPVKLGATTQNYIGKSQFEPDPLFDGKLDDFRIYNRAMNGEELMALVTAGMTDADSVSYAQKWLNLGDTSQQTHDLNLPTSGPSGTTIRWASSNPAVVSAEGKVTRPAKGQSNQTVTLTATLQKGTTTDTRTFDVQVWAQGATAYTLDVQADQPLHAISPTLYGIFFEDINYAADGGLYAELVRNRSFEFDPQLSGWAVVTDAGGAGKASGQTERPLNEHNPQYMRLEVTAAGAGLSNSGFDGIAVQKGAAYTFSVHARSTSPLSRPLTVQLRGQQGEVYGRCEVSGVTAAWQKFTCTLTSNTTDPAASVALMVNEVATVDFDMVSLFPEQTWMNRPEGLREDLAQKLDDLQPGFLRFPGGCIVEGGSFFNRYRWKNTIGDVTEREIQPNQWASGYYQTFGLGFQEYFQLAQDIGAEPLPILYAGQTSCTGTPDMVALDDLGPYIQDALDLIEYANGDAKTTQWGALRAAHGHPEPFNMKYLGVGNELWGQDYLNRYEKFYDVLKQKHPEIQLVLSAGAFPSDFNFQLAWDWVKKTGKADLIDEHMYQSPQWFYDNATRYDNYDRKGPKVFVGEYAAHGVGKRNNLESALAEAAFMTGLERNSDVVHMASFAPLLAKENRTQWTTDLIWFNNQQVYATPNYHVQQLFKQHLGQQVLPTTLKKEVQTQVNAQPITGSILLGSWNTAVQYDDVKITAGDQTVKYGNDFSDATRISDWNTYRGDWSIEEGTLKQTSASLTDARLLLGQGEDWSNYTLSLRARKDSGAEGFLIGFGVKNTSDYHWWNLGGWGNTSTAVEKSVGGVKTTIGNATPVTIETGRWYDLRIEVQGNHIRLYLDNKLIHDITDAPSSNGPLYSVSNFDQKTGDIILKVVNTSGNTQSTQVNLQGVKDLQPTATLIELTSASALDENSFAAPDQVKPVTRTLGGITRNFSHDFPAHSVTILRLHTGKQAVIGSIEPVSMQTGIGKRPVLPEQVTVKNTDGSTRTVPVKWQQIDDVQLSTPGSFRVEGSVEGTYLEAEALVTVTP; via the coding sequence ATGCATCAACATCAACCAACCCGCTCCAAAAAGAAAAACGCCCGCTCAAGGCTCAGCCTTGCACTTGCTCTGTCCTGTGCTGTGTCTCTGGCCTCTCCCGTCTTCGCTGCAGAAGAAGGACTGTTGCTTCACTACACCTTTGACAGCACCTCTGGAAACACCGTCGCAGACAGTTCTGGGAACAAAAAAGATGGTGTTATGGAAGGAAAAGCCAGCTGGACCGCAGCGGGCAAGATTGGAGGGGCCATCGATCTGGATGGAACCTCCGGGTTCATCCGTCTGCCAGAGGCCCTGCTTGCAGAGCAACATGACCTCACCATTGCCACCTGGGTGAAGCCTGATGCCCTGGGCACCTGGGCCAGGGTGTTTGATTTTGGGTCCGGGACCGACAACTGGATGTTCCTGACCCTGAACGACTTCACCAATGCCACCCGCTTTGCTGTTCTTCCCAAAGGCAGCAGTGAAAACCTGCTGACCGGACCGGCTTTCCCGGGAGGCAATGACTGGCACCATGTGGCGGTGGTGATTTCAGGCAACACGTACACCCTGTTCATCGATGGCATCCAGTCAGCAAGTGTCAGCAACATGCAGAATTTTCCCGTGAAACTGGGGGCCACCACCCAGAATTACATCGGGAAATCCCAGTTTGAACCTGATCCTCTCTTTGATGGCAAACTCGATGATTTCCGCATCTACAACCGGGCCATGAATGGTGAGGAACTGATGGCCCTGGTCACTGCAGGCATGACCGACGCCGACAGCGTGTCCTATGCTCAAAAATGGCTGAATCTGGGAGACACCTCCCAGCAGACCCACGACCTGAACCTGCCCACCTCTGGACCTTCCGGGACCACCATCCGCTGGGCCTCTTCAAATCCCGCAGTGGTCAGTGCAGAAGGCAAAGTCACCCGTCCGGCAAAAGGCCAGAGCAACCAGACCGTGACCCTGACAGCCACCCTCCAGAAAGGCACCACCACCGACACACGCACTTTTGATGTGCAGGTCTGGGCTCAGGGGGCCACGGCGTACACGCTGGATGTGCAGGCAGACCAGCCCCTGCATGCCATCAGTCCGACCCTGTACGGGATTTTCTTTGAAGACATCAACTACGCCGCAGATGGGGGTCTGTACGCGGAGCTGGTGCGCAACCGTTCCTTTGAATTCGATCCGCAGCTGAGTGGGTGGGCTGTGGTCACGGACGCTGGAGGGGCAGGAAAGGCCAGTGGTCAGACTGAACGCCCCCTCAATGAGCACAATCCTCAATACATGCGTCTGGAGGTTACGGCTGCGGGTGCAGGACTGTCCAATTCTGGATTTGATGGCATTGCCGTTCAGAAAGGTGCAGCCTACACCTTTTCGGTGCATGCCCGCTCGACCTCTCCCCTCTCCAGACCCCTCACCGTTCAGCTCAGAGGGCAACAAGGCGAGGTGTATGGGAGGTGTGAAGTTTCAGGTGTGACTGCAGCCTGGCAGAAATTCACCTGCACCCTGACCTCGAACACCACCGATCCTGCGGCCAGTGTGGCGTTGATGGTGAATGAAGTTGCCACGGTGGACTTTGACATGGTCTCCCTCTTCCCCGAGCAGACCTGGATGAACCGTCCAGAAGGCCTGAGGGAAGACCTGGCCCAGAAGCTTGATGACCTGCAACCGGGCTTCCTGCGCTTTCCTGGCGGGTGCATTGTGGAGGGAGGTTCCTTCTTCAACCGCTACCGCTGGAAAAACACCATCGGGGACGTGACTGAACGGGAAATCCAGCCGAACCAGTGGGCCAGTGGCTACTACCAGACCTTCGGGCTCGGGTTCCAAGAGTACTTCCAGCTTGCACAGGACATCGGGGCCGAACCCCTTCCCATCCTTTATGCAGGCCAGACCTCCTGCACGGGCACTCCAGACATGGTGGCCCTCGATGACCTTGGGCCCTACATTCAGGACGCACTCGACCTGATCGAGTATGCCAATGGGGACGCGAAAACCACCCAGTGGGGTGCCCTCCGGGCTGCGCACGGTCACCCTGAGCCTTTCAACATGAAGTATCTCGGGGTGGGAAATGAATTGTGGGGCCAGGATTACCTGAACCGCTATGAGAAATTCTACGACGTGCTCAAGCAAAAACACCCCGAAATCCAGCTGGTGCTGAGCGCAGGGGCTTTCCCTTCGGATTTCAATTTTCAGCTGGCCTGGGACTGGGTGAAGAAAACCGGCAAAGCCGACCTGATCGACGAGCACATGTACCAGTCTCCCCAGTGGTTTTATGACAATGCCACCCGTTACGACAATTATGACCGCAAAGGGCCAAAAGTCTTCGTGGGTGAATATGCCGCCCACGGGGTGGGCAAACGCAACAACCTGGAAAGTGCCCTGGCAGAAGCGGCCTTCATGACCGGACTGGAGCGCAATTCAGATGTGGTGCACATGGCCTCCTTCGCTCCTCTGCTGGCCAAAGAGAACCGCACCCAGTGGACCACCGACCTGATCTGGTTCAACAACCAGCAGGTGTACGCCACCCCCAACTATCATGTGCAGCAGCTTTTCAAGCAACATCTGGGCCAGCAGGTTCTGCCCACCACCCTGAAAAAAGAGGTCCAGACCCAGGTGAATGCACAGCCCATCACGGGTTCCATCCTGCTGGGATCATGGAACACTGCGGTGCAGTATGACGATGTGAAAATCACCGCTGGAGACCAGACGGTGAAGTACGGGAATGATTTCTCAGATGCCACCCGAATCTCCGACTGGAACACTTACCGGGGAGACTGGAGCATTGAAGAAGGCACCCTGAAACAGACCAGTGCAAGCCTCACCGATGCCAGACTCCTGCTCGGGCAGGGAGAGGACTGGAGCAACTACACCCTCAGCCTGAGGGCACGCAAAGACAGTGGTGCAGAAGGCTTCCTGATTGGCTTTGGGGTGAAGAACACCAGCGATTACCACTGGTGGAACCTGGGCGGGTGGGGGAACACCTCCACGGCAGTGGAAAAATCGGTGGGTGGGGTCAAAACCACCATCGGAAATGCCACCCCGGTGACCATCGAAACCGGACGCTGGTACGACCTGAGGATTGAGGTGCAGGGCAACCACATCCGCCTGTACCTGGACAACAAACTGATTCACGACATCACCGATGCCCCGTCCAGCAATGGTCCCCTCTACAGTGTCAGCAATTTTGACCAGAAAACAGGAGACATCATTCTGAAGGTGGTCAACACCTCCGGAAACACCCAGAGCACCCAGGTGAACCTGCAAGGGGTGAAAGACCTGCAACCCACAGCCACCCTGATTGAACTCACCTCCGCTTCTGCCCTCGACGAGAATTCCTTTGCTGCACCAGATCAGGTCAAACCTGTGACGCGCACCCTGGGTGGCATCACCCGGAATTTCAGTCATGACTTCCCGGCCCACTCCGTGACCATCCTGAGGCTGCACACCGGCAAGCAAGCGGTCATCGGGTCCATTGAGCCTGTCAGCATGCAAACAGGCATCGGGAAACGTCCGGTGCTTCCTGAACAGGTGACCGTGAAAAACACCGACGGGTCCACCCGCACGGTTCCTGTAAAATGGCAGCAGATCGATGACGTCCAGCTCAGCACCCCTGGCTCTTTCAGGGTGGAGGGCAGCGTGGAAGGAACATACCTGGAGGCAGAAGCTCTGGTGACCGTCACCCCTTAA
- a CDS encoding LysR family transcriptional regulator, producing the protein MVETDQLLAFERIVREGSFSKAAFALGISQPTISARIQALEKSLGGAVFTRGRTVHLTERGTSFLPYARRALAVLNDGLNAAKLAASGEQGALRVAALRSLTVHLLARSSGVFMERFPEVQCTLFEGDHWLVIEQLHDGVVELGLICYPPLDYGVAEVRPLLRMIEPIILAVHPSHPLSQKRVWSREDFLQSCPLLLQQRWWQVTPMAVNTLNTQARKVADVPMEVGKHLVHTGLAAGFFPKMLIQPELDAGVLVPLEIQGFPSMLRETALVQLARRQHTSPIAQHFAGILAQVARSLDITVVREKQEEPG; encoded by the coding sequence ATGGTAGAGACCGATCAGCTGCTGGCTTTTGAACGCATCGTCCGGGAAGGCAGTTTCTCGAAAGCTGCTTTTGCCCTGGGCATTTCCCAGCCCACCATCAGTGCCCGCATCCAGGCGCTGGAAAAAAGCCTGGGAGGAGCGGTTTTCACCAGAGGCCGCACCGTGCACCTGACCGAGCGGGGAACCAGTTTTCTGCCTTATGCCCGCCGTGCCCTGGCGGTACTGAATGATGGTCTGAATGCCGCTAAACTTGCTGCCAGTGGAGAGCAGGGTGCTCTCAGGGTGGCTGCGCTTCGCTCTCTGACGGTGCATTTGCTGGCCCGCTCCAGTGGGGTGTTCATGGAGCGCTTTCCAGAGGTGCAGTGCACCCTCTTTGAAGGGGACCACTGGCTGGTGATCGAGCAGTTGCATGATGGTGTGGTGGAACTTGGCCTGATCTGTTATCCCCCTCTGGATTACGGTGTGGCGGAGGTGCGGCCCCTGCTGCGCATGATTGAGCCGATCATTCTGGCGGTGCATCCCAGCCATCCCCTGAGTCAGAAACGGGTGTGGAGCCGGGAAGACTTCCTCCAAAGCTGTCCTCTGCTGTTGCAACAGCGCTGGTGGCAGGTGACTCCAATGGCCGTGAACACCCTCAACACCCAGGCCAGAAAGGTGGCGGATGTGCCGATGGAGGTGGGCAAACATCTGGTTCACACCGGACTGGCGGCTGGATTTTTCCCCAAGATGCTGATTCAGCCTGAACTGGATGCAGGGGTTCTGGTGCCTCTGGAGATTCAGGGCTTCCCTTCAATGCTGCGGGAAACGGCCCTGGTGCAACTGGCCCGCAGGCAGCACACCTCCCCCATCGCCCAGCATTTTGCAGGGATTCTGGCCCAGGTGGCCCGGAGCCTGGACATCACTGTGGTCCGGGAAAAGCAGGAGGAACCCGGCTGA
- a CDS encoding GNAT family N-acetyltransferase, giving the protein MIDLSMFDAFPILQTERLVLRDIRETDISDVFQLFSNPEVTRFHGTSTFMEEKQAAEFVNFVQSRYREKTGIRWAITLRDTGAFIGTVGMNSIIQHRTVIGYDLSEAHWGRGYMPEAVQAMLEYAFSVGLYRVQAMVIPGNQASVRVLEKLGFREEGLLRSWYHWEGRYWDMLSFSLLKPEFRPESRRFSGVQH; this is encoded by the coding sequence ATGATTGACCTTTCGATGTTTGATGCATTTCCCATCCTGCAGACCGAACGCCTGGTGCTGCGGGACATCCGCGAAACCGACATTTCCGATGTTTTTCAACTGTTTTCCAATCCTGAAGTGACCCGTTTTCACGGCACCAGCACCTTCATGGAAGAAAAACAGGCGGCTGAATTTGTGAATTTTGTGCAATCCCGCTACCGCGAAAAAACCGGCATCCGCTGGGCCATCACGCTCAGGGACACCGGGGCTTTCATTGGGACGGTGGGGATGAACAGCATCATTCAGCACCGCACTGTGATTGGGTATGACCTGTCAGAAGCCCACTGGGGCAGAGGGTACATGCCAGAAGCCGTTCAGGCCATGCTGGAATATGCCTTTTCTGTGGGCCTGTACCGCGTTCAGGCGATGGTGATCCCCGGAAACCAGGCCTCGGTGCGGGTGCTGGAAAAGCTCGGTTTCCGGGAAGAAGGTTTGCTGCGCTCCTGGTACCACTGGGAAGGACGTTACTGGGACATGCTGAGTTTTTCCCTGCTCAAACCCGAGTTCAGACCAGAATCCCGGCGCTTCTCAGGCGTTCAGCATTGA